The DNA sequence GTCGCCTCCGACGGGGGGATCTTCGCCTTCGGCGATGCCGTGTTCCAGGGCTCCACCGGCGCGCTGACGCTGAATCAGCCGATCGTCGGCATGGCGTCCAACGCCAGCGGCAGCGGGTACTGGCTGGTGGCCGCCGACGGCGGCATCTTCGCGTTCAACGCCACGTTCTTCGGGGCCATGGGCGGTCGCTGCCTCACGGATCGGGTCGTCGGCATCGCCACGTCGAGGCGCGGCGAGGGCTACCGCCTCGCCGGTCGCGATGGTCTCGTCTACGCCTTCCCGGGCGGGGCCAGCTACAACTTCGAGTCCCTCGACGGCCGATGCCACCCGGTGCGGTGGAACCCGTGCGCATCGATCCCCTACGTGGTGAACCCCGCGGGTGGCCCGGTCAACGCCACGGCCCTCGCACAGGCCGCCGTCGACCAGCTCGCGCGGGCCACCGGACTGGCGTTCCGCTTCGAGGGCCTCACCGACGAAGAGGCCGACCCGCAGCGTGCCATCGTGCTGTCCCGGTACGGCGCGAGATTCGCCCCGCTGCTCGTCGCCTGGGCGGACTCGAGGACGATCGGAGGCGCCGCTGGACTCGGCGGGATGCACTTCATCAGCACGGCCACGGCGCCGGCGCAGGGCGTCTCCGGGTTCGCCTATCTGGCCCGCAACCTCACCAACTACGGGGGCGACAACCTCCAGACGGGAGTCCTGCTGCACGAGCTGGGCCACGCCGTGGGGCTGGACCACGCGGACGACACCCTCCAGGTCATGAACTCCGTGGGCGACGCCGGGCTTCCCCTGACCGCCTACGGCGACGGTGACCTGGCCGGCCTCGACCGCCTCGGCCGAGCCGCCGGGTGCCTGACGCCGATCCAGGTGCGCTGAGCCCGGCGGCTCCGAGGTGGCCCTGCGGTACCGTGCAACGTGCGCCTGCACCTGGCGGCCGCCGTGGTCGTGACCCTGTCGTTGGCCGGATGCAACAGCGGCGACGAACCGACCGTCGAGGCAGGCGGCACCACCACGATGTCTGCGACGACGGGCCCCACCGAGCCGACGACTGGACCACCGTCGACGGCGGTGGCCGTCACCCCTCCCGTGTCCGCACCGGCGCCCGATGGAGCATCGCGGGCCTTCCTCACCGACGTGCGGGTGGCGGCGGCCGACGGCGGGGGGAGTCGCGTGGTGTTCGAGCTCGAGCCCAACCTGCCGGCGTACCGCATCGAGTACATCGAGCCGCCGGTCACCGAGGATGGCTCCGGGAAGGAGGCGGCGGTGGCGGGCGCGGCCATCCTCCAGGTGCGGCTGGAGGACGCCGCAGGGGCACGGATCGAGGGCGAGAAGGTGGTGCCCACCTACACGGGGCCCAAGCGCGTCGCGGCAAGCGGGGCCGGCGGCGTGGTCACCGAAGCGGTGGACACGGGCGACTTCGAGGGGGTCGTCACGTGGGCCGTCGGGTTGCGGGCGAAGGCGCCCACGATCACGGTCACGACGCTCACCGGTCCGAGCCGGCTCGTCATCGACGTCCCGGGGCCCGCTCGGTGACCACCCGGTCGTAGAGGTCGAGGTATCGCTCGGCCAGGCGCTCCATCGAGAGCTCCGACGCCCGCAACTCTCCTGCCGCCGCCAGCTCGGCGGCCAGCGCAGGGTCGTCGAGCACCCGGGCCAGGGCGGCGGCGAGCGCCGTGGCGTCGCCCGGCGGGACCAGGAGGGCGTGCTTTCCCGGAACGGCCACGTTCCGATAGCCGGGCAGATCGCTGGCCACCACCGGTGTCGACGCCGCCATGGCTTCCAGCAGCACGACACCGAACGACTCGCCGTGCAGCGACGGTGCGCAGAGCACGTCTGCTCCCCGCATACGCGACGCGATCTCGGCGTCGTCGAGGCGGCCGAGCCACTGGACGCGAGCGTCACCCGCGGTGCGGGCCTGCAGCTCCGCCGTCTCCGAGCCCTCCCCCGCCACCCACACGTGCACGGCGGGACCCAGCAGCGCCATGGCTTCCACCAGGACGCTCAACCCCTTCCGGGGCTCGTGGCGCCCGACGAACAGGACGGTCGGACCGGTCGTCGGAGATGGTGTGGCCTTGGCGAACCGCTCGACCTCGATGCCGTTGGGGAGCACCTCGTAGGTGCCGGCCAGCGCTTCGGTCGCCGTGCGGCGGGCGTCCTCCGACACGGCGACCCGCGCGCGCAGGCGACGGGCCATGCGGACCGTGACCGGCCGCCAGAAGGTGTACGCGGCACCCATTCCGGCTCTGTGGAACGTGCCGACGAGGGGCTCGGAGGCGAACGCAAGGGCGGTGAGCGTGGGGCCGGGACAGAACGGCTCGTGGAGATGGACCACGTCGAACGCCTCGTCCCGCAGCGCGGCGAGTGTGCGCAGGATGCACGCCGGGTCGGGTGCCAGCTGGGCCACGGAGCCGTTCCCGGCGAGCGGGACGGAGTTGCCCAGGGGCGTGACGCCGCCGTCCGGCGGGGGCCCGTCACACGGTGCGAGGACGCGGACCTCGTGGCCGAGGGCCCGCAGGGCGCGCGCCTGGGCCAGCACCTGCCCCTGCACCCCGCCCGGGTAGCTCAGGCTGTAGGGGCACACGAGCCCGATACGCACGCGCTCACGGTAGCCGTCCGCCTCGGCCACCCACCGCTGCCTCATCCGCCGGCCACATCGGCTCCGAAGAACCGATGACGACGACGACCGACGGAGGAGGGCCCGTGGCGTACGAGTTCCGGTGAAGAGATGCCGACCACGCCTGCAGGTGGCAGGGAAAGGCAGGGACGGAGGACGAGCTCATGGCCAAGGTCAGCGAGCACGTCCGCAAGGTCCACAACGTGCAGACCACGACGGACACGATCGCCTCGTTCGTCAGGAAGAAGATCCGCGAGAGGTGAGGCGGGCCCTCGACGGGTGAGCTGAAGTCATTCTCGACGGCCCGCCGGGGTCAGGTCCGACGGCCAATTGGGCTGGAGCAGGTGCCACTGGTCGGGCGCTCGGCGGATGAACTGCTCCAGTTCGACGGCGAGGGCACGGGTGACCCGCTCCACGTCGTCGCGGAGGCGGTCGCGACGGGTCGTGTCGAGAGGTGGATGGAACACGGCGTGGTGCGAACCGCCGTTGCCGAAGTAGATGGCGCACGGGACGAGCATCGCTCCGGATCGCAGGGCCAGCGTGGCCGGGCCGCCCGGCAGCGTCGTGCGCTCACCGAAGAAGTCGACTTCGACGCCGGTGCCCTCGATGTCGCGATCGCACACGAGGGCGACCACGGCGCCGTCGCGGAGACGGCGGAGGGCGGCCGTTCCCGCTCCGGGGCCGAGGGCGAGCACCTCGAGGCCGAGCGCCCGCCGCAGCCGGGCGAACCACCGGAACAGCTCGGGCGGCTCCACGGTCTCCACCACGGCCACCATGCGGAACCCGAGCGACGCCAGCCAGGCGCCACCGAAGTCCCACCCACCCAGGTGCGGCAGGGCGAGGATGACACCGTTGCCCTCGGCCACTCCCCGCTCGACGTGCTCGAGTCCCTCGTGCGTCATCCCCGCCGCCAGCTCGGCGGGCGTGGCCCCGGGGAGGCGGAACGACTCGGCCCAGTACCGGGCGTAGGAGGAGAACGTCCTGCGCACCTCCCGGCGGAGCTCGGGGCCGGCCAGGACGCCGCCGTAGGCGCGGGAGAGGTGGCGCTCGAGCATGGCCCGGCGGCCCTTCATGACCACGGGCAACACCACGCCCGACAGCTCGGCGGCCCGCATGGCGACCGAGCCCGGAACGGCTCGGGCGACCACCGAGCCGGTGCGATAGGCCACGTACGGCAACCGGCGGGAGAACCGGGAGAACAGCCGCCGAGCGCGCCGTGCCTGGCCGGAGGGCGGGGGGCCGGGCTCCGCCGCGCCGTCGGGCGACAGCCGTCCCAATGCCTCGGCCGAAGTGGTCGGGTCGCCGGCGTCGCCCCGGGGGCCGCCGGGAGCGGTCAGGGTCTGGTGCCGGCCCGGCGCCGCCAGGGCTTCTCGCCGCGAGCGCTACGGCTGCGACCCGCACGGGAACCCCACGCATGACGTCGGGGTCGTCCGGCCCGCACCGACGTCGATTCCCGCCATGCTCGCCAGCGGGCCTCCATGGCGGGGCGCATGGGCTGGGGTGGCGGCACAGGGGCGATCACGACCTCGGCCTGGCGCCACACCTTCACGAACCGCTGTGCGGCGGTGGCGAGGGTGAGGACCAGCATGATCCACAGCACCGGGACGAGCAGGGCGCTGACGAACAGCCCGAAGCACAGGGCGATGATCCGCTCCGCCCGCTCCATGAGCCCGCCCTTGGCCACGTAGCCGAGCGACTCGGCCTTGGCCCGCTCGTAGGAGATGAGGGCCGAGGAGGCCAGAACGGCGAAGGGCAGGAGGGCGAGGTGGCCGGCGTGCTCGGAGGCGAGGTACCAGGCGATGCCGCCGAGCACCAGGGCGTCGGTGACCCGGTCGGACACGGAGTCGAAGAAGGCTCCACGGGGCCCCGACGTGCCCGACGCCTTGGCCACCGGGCCGTCGAACAGGTCGAGCAGCGCGGCGCAGATGAGGAGGACGAGCCCGACGCCGAGGCGTCCCGACCCGATCGCCACCGCGGTGGCGGCTCCCAGCACCAGGCCCGCGCCGGTGAGATGGTCGGCGGTGATGCCGGTGCGGCGCATCGTGGCGGCCATCGGGGTCGTGACCCGATCCACGCCGGTGCGCCAACGTCCGTCGAACACGCTGCGGCTCCTGGTCCCGGAACGGTGCGGGAGGGCTGGAAGAGGGCGGTAGTGCCCTCACAGGCTACCACCGGGACTCAGTAGGCTTGCGCAATACCCGCAGGTGACGACCCTTCAGCGAGGCGCCGTGAAGAGCTTCCCGTCCAGCAAGATCCGCAACGTCGCCCTCGTCGGGCACGGCGGAGCGGGGAAGACCACGCTCGCCGAGGCCATGCTCTTCTGTTCCGGCGCGCTCACCCGCCAGGGCCGGGTGGAGGACGGGACCACCACCACCGACTTCGACCCGGAGGAGGTGAAGCGCCGCATCTCGCTCTCGGTGGCGCTCGCCCCCGTCGAGCACAAGGGCCACAAGATCAACCTCCTCGACTGCCCGGGCTATGCCGACTTCATCGGCGAGGTGGAGGCCGCCCTCCGGGTCGCCGACCTCGCGGTGTTCGTCGTGAGCGCCGTCGAGGGCGTGGAGGTGCAGACGGAGGCGGCATGGAAGATCGCGGCGTCGCTCGACGTCCCCCGCATGATCTTCGTGAACAAGCTCGATCGGGAACGGGCCAGCTTCGACCGCACCCTCGAGCAGCTCCAGGAGACGTTCGGCGCCGGCATCGCACCCCTCGAGCTGCCCATCGGCGAGGAGGAGGCCTTCCGGGGCGTCGCCGACCTGCTCACCGACACCGCCATCACCTACGACGGCGCCGGCAAGCCCACCGTGGGAGAGATCCCCGACGAGATGGAGTCACGGGAGCACCAGGTCCACGACGACCTCGTCGAGGGCATCGTCGTGGGCGACGACGACCTCATGGAGCGCTACCTCGAGGGCGACATCCCGTCGCCCAAGGAGCTCGAGGACACCCTGGCCAAGGGCGTCTTCTCGGCCCAGGTGTTCCCCGTGGTCTGTGGGTCGGCGTCGAAGGTGATCGCCATCGACCGGCTGGCCGACTTCATCTGCGAGATCGGGCCGTCGCCTGTCGACCGGCCGCCTGTCGTCGTCGAGGCGGGAGACGGCGTCACCGAGGTGGCGTGCGACCCGAACGGGCAGCCCCTGGCGTACGTGTGGAAGACGCTCGCCGACCCCTACGTCGGGAAGGTCTCGCTCTTCAAGGTGCTCTCGGGCACGGTGAAGCCCGACACGGTCCTCACCAATCCCCGCACCCACGGCGACGAGCGCCTGCACACCCTGTTCACCCTGCGGGGCAAGGACCAGGAGCAGTTGCCCGACGTTCCCGCCGGAGACATCGCAGCGGTCGCCAAGCTGGGCGACACCACCACCGGCGACACGCTGGCCCCGAAGGGCACGCCGGTGCGCGTGCCGCCGCCGCCGGCGCCCCAGCCGGTGCTCTCCGTCGCCATCAAACCCCGGTCGAAGGGCGACGAGGACAAGCTGATGACCGCCCTGCACCGGCTGCAGGACGAGGACCGGGCGCTCCACGTCCGCCGGGACGACGAGACCCATCAGACGCTTCTCTCCGGCATGGGGGAGACCCACCTGGCCATCGTGACCGAGCGGCTGCACCGCAAGTTCGGCGTCGACGTGGAGAACGAGGACGTCCAGGTCCCCTACCGGGAGACCATCACGAAGGCGGCCGACGCCGAGGGCAAGTACAAGAAGCAGACGGGTGGCCATGGCCAGTTCGGCGTCGCCTTCATCAAGGTCGAGCCGCGCGAGCGCGGGGCGGGGTTCGAGTTCGTCGACGAGATCGTCGGCGGCGCCATCCCCCGCCAGTTCATCCCCGCCGTGGAGAAGGGCGTGGCCGAGACCATGGCCCGTGGCGGCGTCTTCGGCTATCCGGTCGTCGACGTCAAGGTGACCGTGTACGACGGGAAGTTCCACGCTGTCGACTCGTCGGAGATGAGCTTCAAGATGGCCGGCTCCATCGGCTTCAACGACGCGATGGCCAAGGCGGCGCCCGTCCTCCTCGAGCCCGTCTCGATGCTCGAGGTCACCGTGCCCGCCGCCTACCAGGGCGACGTCATGGGCGACCTCAACGCCCGCCGCGGCCGGGTGCAGGGCACCGACGCCGGGAACGACGGCGAGCAGGTCATCGTGGCCACCGTGCCCACGTCGGAGGTGCAGCGCTACGCCATCGACCTCCGCTCCCTCACCGGCGGCCGGGGCCGGTTCACGCTCGCCCACGACCACTACGACCTGCTTCCCCAGCACCTCTACGACAAGGTGGCCCGAAAGGCGGAGTAGCGGCGAGGTCGGACGGGGGCCGCCCCCGGGCCCGCCGTACCGTCCATCCGGCTCCGAAAAATCCCGATTGCGCGCTCATCGCCGGGGCCGATCCGTCCGATGACTTGCCCGGAGTGGTCCGGTTGACGGGCCGGCGCGGAGGTCCCCCGTGGTGGGCGGGCCGGGCTCCGGTCGCCCGGCAACGTCGACCACGCCGGCGCCCGTCGGGACAGGTCAACCCGGCGGGCGCCGGCACACTCCCGTGCGCCGCGCGAGTGCCGCCGCCTACTGGGCGTTCTTGCCCGCCAGCCCCTTCTCGATGAGGACCACCTGGTCGTTGCCCGCCAGCGCAGCCGTGTCCACCGGCGCGGCCACGGCGATGATGAGCGCGGCCGCCACGGCGGGCCGGCGCAGCCCGGCGACGGCCTGACGCCAGGGCCGGGCGGGGGCCTGCCCGGCGCGCCGCTCGCCGTCGCCCGCGTCGGCCGGCGTGGGCCGGGTGCGCGCCTCGATGAACGGAACGAGGGCGCACACGACCGTGAGGCTGGAGAGGATCGACAGCTTGATGGCGAACTCGGTGGACTGGAAGGACAGCAACCCGGCGGCGATGGCGGCGGTGCCCGCGCCGTAAACGAGCCTGCCGGTGCGCGACTTCGGCGCCGTCTGGGGATCCGAGATCATGAAGAACACGAACACCAGGACCTCGGGCGACAGCGCGATGTCGTACCAGTACGAAAGTCCCCTGACCGGACCCTCGTGCCAGATGGCGACGAAGTCCCGCCCGGCCACGGCCAGAGCGCCGACGAGCAGGGCAAAGGTTCCGGCGAAGGCGGCGGCCATCCCCGCCATCCGGATGGGGCGCAGGATCCACGCGCCACCTCCCAGGATGACGGCGTAGGACGCGGCGACGCCCAG is a window from the Acidimicrobiales bacterium genome containing:
- a CDS encoding glycosyltransferase family 4 protein, whose protein sequence is MRQRWVAEADGYRERVRIGLVCPYSLSYPGGVQGQVLAQARALRALGHEVRVLAPCDGPPPDGGVTPLGNSVPLAGNGSVAQLAPDPACILRTLAALRDEAFDVVHLHEPFCPGPTLTALAFASEPLVGTFHRAGMGAAYTFWRPVTVRMARRLRARVAVSEDARRTATEALAGTYEVLPNGIEVERFAKATPSPTTGPTVLFVGRHEPRKGLSVLVEAMALLGPAVHVWVAGEGSETAELQARTAGDARVQWLGRLDDAEIASRMRGADVLCAPSLHGESFGVVLLEAMAASTPVVASDLPGYRNVAVPGKHALLVPPGDATALAAALARVLDDPALAAELAAAGELRASELSMERLAERYLDLYDRVVTERAPGRR
- a CDS encoding phosphatidylinositol mannoside acyltransferase; translated protein: MGRLSPDGAAEPGPPPSGQARRARRLFSRFSRRLPYVAYRTGSVVARAVPGSVAMRAAELSGVVLPVVMKGRRAMLERHLSRAYGGVLAGPELRREVRRTFSSYARYWAESFRLPGATPAELAAGMTHEGLEHVERGVAEGNGVILALPHLGGWDFGGAWLASLGFRMVAVVETVEPPELFRWFARLRRALGLEVLALGPGAGTAALRRLRDGAVVALVCDRDIEGTGVEVDFFGERTTLPGGPATLALRSGAMLVPCAIYFGNGGSHHAVFHPPLDTTRRDRLRDDVERVTRALAVELEQFIRRAPDQWHLLQPNWPSDLTPAGRRE
- a CDS encoding CDP-alcohol phosphatidyltransferase family protein — its product is MFDGRWRTGVDRVTTPMAATMRRTGITADHLTGAGLVLGAATAVAIGSGRLGVGLVLLICAALLDLFDGPVAKASGTSGPRGAFFDSVSDRVTDALVLGGIAWYLASEHAGHLALLPFAVLASSALISYERAKAESLGYVAKGGLMERAERIIALCFGLFVSALLVPVLWIMLVLTLATAAQRFVKVWRQAEVVIAPVPPPQPMRPAMEARWRAWRESTSVRAGRPRRHAWGSRAGRSRSARGEKPWRRRAGTRP
- the fusA gene encoding elongation factor G; this translates as MTTLQRGAVKSFPSSKIRNVALVGHGGAGKTTLAEAMLFCSGALTRQGRVEDGTTTTDFDPEEVKRRISLSVALAPVEHKGHKINLLDCPGYADFIGEVEAALRVADLAVFVVSAVEGVEVQTEAAWKIAASLDVPRMIFVNKLDRERASFDRTLEQLQETFGAGIAPLELPIGEEEAFRGVADLLTDTAITYDGAGKPTVGEIPDEMESREHQVHDDLVEGIVVGDDDLMERYLEGDIPSPKELEDTLAKGVFSAQVFPVVCGSASKVIAIDRLADFICEIGPSPVDRPPVVVEAGDGVTEVACDPNGQPLAYVWKTLADPYVGKVSLFKVLSGTVKPDTVLTNPRTHGDERLHTLFTLRGKDQEQLPDVPAGDIAAVAKLGDTTTGDTLAPKGTPVRVPPPPAPQPVLSVAIKPRSKGDEDKLMTALHRLQDEDRALHVRRDDETHQTLLSGMGETHLAIVTERLHRKFGVDVENEDVQVPYRETITKAADAEGKYKKQTGGHGQFGVAFIKVEPRERGAGFEFVDEIVGGAIPRQFIPAVEKGVAETMARGGVFGYPVVDVKVTVYDGKFHAVDSSEMSFKMAGSIGFNDAMAKAAPVLLEPVSMLEVTVPAAYQGDVMGDLNARRGRVQGTDAGNDGEQVIVATVPTSEVQRYAIDLRSLTGGRGRFTLAHDHYDLLPQHLYDKVARKAE
- a CDS encoding RnfABCDGE type electron transport complex subunit D — translated: MLPKRGDPRLKLSAVIMTLQVLGQTLLDFKLSIAQIVVTIAFCAVVEVVVTLCRESMLVWPASAILTGNSVSFILRASGTRHGDWWTLNGIQYFLLAATLSLLSKYLIRPGDRHLFNPSNVGLVWCLLVIGPSHLFPQYLWWGPNRLGVAASYAVILGGGAWILRPIRMAGMAAAFAGTFALLVGALAVAGRDFVAIWHEGPVRGLSYWYDIALSPEVLVFVFFMISDPQTAPKSRTGRLVYGAGTAAIAAGLLSFQSTEFAIKLSILSSLTVVCALVPFIEARTRPTPADAGDGERRAGQAPARPWRQAVAGLRRPAVAAALIIAVAAPVDTAALAGNDQVVLIEKGLAGKNAQ